The DNA sequence AACAAATTGCTCAATTTCCCACTCTCTGTGAACGATCAGCGCCAGTGTCGGTGTCTGTACCCTGCCGATGGAAATCACATTCGGCTTTTTGCTGACTGTATCGAAGCTGCCAAACAAAGAGGTGAAGCCTTCGGTCAGATTCATCCCAAAGTCCCAGTCCGCAAAGGCTCTGCCGTTACCTGCAGCAGACAGACCTTCCACGGCCTGACCCGGCCTTAACTGATTCATTCCTTCCAGGATAGCCTCTCGCGTCAGCGAAGAAATCCAGAGCCGGGAGAGCGGTTTTGTACATCCCACTAAATCCCAGACTTCCTGAAAGAGAAGCTGCCCTTCCCTGTCGGCGTCTGTTCCGCAAATAACCTGTTTGATTTCAGAAGATTTCAGCCATTTTTGTAAAACTTGAAATTGTTGGCGCGTTTGGGATTTGATTGTACGCCGAAACGAACCGACAGCTGGCAGAACGGGAAGACGTTTCAGACTCCAGCGCTTCCCGACGCGGTCTAGATCCATATAGCCTTCCGGCCTTTCCAGCTCCAGAAGATGACCGATACACCAGGTTATCACATACTGGTCATTTTCGAGCCAGCCTTGTCCTTTGCCTTTTACCCCCAGGGCTGCAGCATATTCCCGGGCCTGAGCCGGTTTTTCAGCAATAATCAGTATTCTTTCCATAGGATCTTCTTTCCATATAATTTTCTTTGCATATGAATCTTGCAGACATCAAGTACCATGTTAGCTCTAAAATGCATGTAACACTGAGAAAAAGTTTAGCTTAATTTTCCATAATACTCAGTATAGCATAAAATTAACCGGTACTTTGGGATAGAAAATGTCAACTTTTCTGTTGAAAGCTGAAACTTTTTTATTATTTCATGTGTATTAATAAATGTGAATAAGAAAAGGGATGGTCAGGTGCTATGCTCTTGTTAACAATCGTTGGCTATATTTTGCTGGGTCTCGTGATGTTTCTGGCAGCTATGATCTTTATCCCGTACCATTATCAGGCTGTTGCGGAGAATCTTGGCCATTCTCAAATGAAGGGGTCCGTTTCCTGGCTCTTTGGCGGAATCAGGATGGAGTTTATCAAATATCCTAAACGCAAGGCTGAAACGACGTTGATGATTTTGGGTCTGACTAAAAAATTCCAGGAACGGCCAGACTCTAAGAAAGAAGATCAAAAGAAATCCGGAATAGAGTCTAAGAACAATGCCAAAAAAAATCTGCACGCTGATTCTGTAAAAGACTCAAGATCTGCCCAAAAAAGACATCAAAATGAATTTGGTATTCGTCAATTCCTGCGGACCGATGTTTTGAAAAAAATCCTGGCATCCCTGAGGAAAATCGCCAGGCATATCCTACCGGATCAGCTGATCGTGAACGTCAAAATAGGCTTTTCTGATCCAATGTATACCGGTTTCCTGTCGGTACTGCTGACTCAGGGATACCTTTGGTATGACAGATTTGATATCGCTGTCGAACTTGTATTTGGTCAGGAAATGCTGGAAGGAAGGTTTTTCATTGGCGGAAGGATCTGGCTGCCCTATCTGCTCTCTGTAATCATCGGGCTTCTGGTCACGAAACCAATTCGCAATATCATGTTAACGAACTTAAAAATCAAATTATTTAAAGGAGGATCCCCCTATGTCGGATAGTTTTAACATTGGCGAAAATATCACCAACATCTTTGAAAAACTGGAAAGCTTTCTGAAGACCAAGACCGTCGTCGGCGAACCTATGCAGGTCGGAGAAATCATTCTTGTTCCATTCATCGATTTTACATTCGGTCTGGGTACGAGCGGCGGAAGCGACATTGAACAGAAAAGCAACCAGGGTTCGGGTGGCGGCGCCTGTAGTGGCGGCCGTATTTCGCCAACAGCAGTTCTGGTTATCAGAGGCGATCAGGTCGAACTGCTGCCGATTGAAAAATCAGGAGGGCTCGAAAAACTAATCGATATGGTTCCCGAGATCGTGAATAAAGTCAAAGATCAAAAATGCAGTGAAGAATAAATCATATGTCTAATATTTAGTGGTGCTTCCCGGCAAACGAAAAGTTCACCAGGAAGCACCACTTCTAATTTAAATCATGCGTGTTCATTCTATTAACGGAATGTAATCAAACACCGTAGACATGCATCTTTTGTTGTTAAGAAAGCAGTATTTTATCAACTAACACGATCAACTTTTCGATTTCTGGCTTCGTGATTTGGGCATAGGCACCGAGCGACTGCCCTTTCCTTCTTAGCTCTTCACTGATCATCGAGGAGAAGATAATGACGGGCAGCTCTTTAAGCTTGTCATCCTCTTTTATTTTTTTGGTCAGATGATGACCATCCATTTGGGGCATTTCAATGTCTGTAATGACCAGCTGCACTTTATCTTCGATCGAACTGCCGTCAGCAATCATTTTGTTCAGACTATCCCATGCTTCCAGACCATTATCATTGGGAACCATATGATAACCTGCAGCGCTAAGTGTTCTGATTAACAGCTCCCTAAGAACGCGGGAATCCTCTGCGATTAATATCGTTTTTGTCTTTCTGAGGTCGTCCATTTCTTCAGCTACCGCGGGTATCGTTGATAACCTTTTGTTCATGGTCGGATCAATCTCAGAAATAATCTTTTCAAAATCGATCAGAACGATGATTTTTTCTTCCAGCTTAACGACACCGACTGCAAAGTCCGAACCTGCAATATCCGACAAAGGTTCCATCTGGGTCCAGGATACGCGGTAGATCCTCGTGACTTCATCAACTCTGAAGCTGATCATTTCACCATTGATTTCACAAACAATGATCTGCTGGTTATCTGTGACCTGCTTAACGCCGGTTAGGCATCGCGTCAGATCAACAAGCGGAATGATCTTATTCCGTAAAGTAAATAGTCCCTCTATATATGGATGTGAACCTACCAGGTGTGTCACCTTGACACTGTTGATAATTTCCCTTACTTTGGCGACGTTAATCCCATAGAATTTCCCGTCTACGGTAAACTCAATAATTTCAAACTCATTGGTTCCGGATTCCAGCAAAATTCCTTTATCATCCTGCATCGTCTGTCTCCTCTTCCCTGGAGTATTTATATTTTATATTTTTCGCTAAAGAAGTTCCAAAATCCTTCAGAATTCGTCTTTTCTACAAATAATTATTTCGGTTTATTTCAATAAATACAGTTTTATTGTGACATTTGAGCATTTAGCGATTCACTTTTCTTACTTTCCTTAGTTTACCTTTGAGCGATGTTGTTTGCAAGGCTTCAAGGACAAGTGGCCCTTTAAAGTTCAGGATTTCCACATAACTCAATTCATCCAGAATATTGATAATCCCGATGTCAGCCGCAGTCATACCCGCAATGTTCGTCAATGTGCCCACAATATCCGCCGGCCGGATCTTGGATTTCTTTCCGGCATTGATCTGGAGCTTCATGATTTCCAAATTGATCCGGGTGCCTTTCATGGCTTTATTATCCGGCAAAACGGTTATTTTCTCCTGAAAGTCGACTTCTGCATTGCGGACAGTATCCTGAGACGGTCTTTGTTTCAGTGGGATCTCCTGTCCAATATATTTCTGTATATCCTGCAGGTAACTGTCATCTTCTTCGGTCACAAAGGAGATTGCTTTGCCGTTTTTATTCAAACGCCCTGTTCTGCCAATCCGGTGTACATAGCTTTCCTTTTCCTGCGGCAGATCAAAGTTAATGACGAGTGAAATATCTTCGATGTCAATCCCCCGGGCTGCCACATCTGTTGCAATCAGGTACCGAAAATAACCCCGTTTAAAATCATCCATGACACTCAGGCGGTGCCCTTGTTCCATACCGCCATGAATTTTGGCGCAGGGATAATCGAGCAATTTCAATTCCGCATAGACCTCATCCACCTGATGTTTGGTATTGCAGAAAATCAGGCAGCTATCGGGGTTCTCAGTGACTGAAAGATCTTTAAGAAGCTTTATTTTATCCTTATCCTGTCTGGCAATGAGGTATCTTTCCTGGGAGATTCTTTCCGCAGCGGATGTTTCTTCTTGCGTTTCTACATAGACTGGCTCGCGCAAATAATGATCACACAGTGTTCTGACATCAGAAGGCATCGTGGCCGACAGCAGGGCTGTTACGCGGTCGGCAGACAAGCTGCCAAGGATGGTCTCCGTCTGTTCCAAAAAGCCCATATTCATCAGTTCATCCGCTTCGTCAATAACCAGGTATTTGATATAAGAAGTATCCAGCGTCCCTTTCTGAAGATGATCGATCAGCCGGCCAGGCGTTCCCACCACAATATGCGTTTTTTGCTTCAGCTCTTTCTCCTGATAATAGAAAGGAGATTTGCCGTATACTGCAGCAATTTTTAGTCTTTTAAAACGGCCGATATGAAACAGATCCTCTTTGACCTGGATGGCCAGTTCTCTCGTTGGCGTGATGATCAGGGCCTGAGGTTTATTTTCTTCCCAATCCACCATCTGGCAAAGCGGAATAGCAAAAGCAGCCGTCTTGCCGCTGCCGGTCTGAGATTTAACAATCACATCTTTTTGCGCCAGGATAAGCGGAATGACCTGCTGCTGGACGTTCGTAGGCTTGTCATAGTTTAGCAGCTGAAGGGCTTTTAATATTTCCGGACTTAACGGATAATGCTGAAAAGTAGCCTGGTTCATGCGGTCATCTCTTTCTTCATCAGGAATATGTATAAAAGGAATATGTATAAATTTTTAGATTTACTCGGGTTAGTCACCGTAATGGACGGCCGCTTTCGGTCGTTGTGTCATCCTGACACAAAATCCCGCGCTTCGCAATCCATGCTCCGCTTGACGCTGTCCATCCATTACGTTGACTTAGTCTGGAGTTAGTGATCAGTCTAGGGAGCACAGTTCCGCTGTGAGCGGAGCACGATGCGAAGCGCGGCTTTTTGACGGCCACGGATGGCCTAATGTCGCGATGTCATGGAGGGGCAAGGAGCGACTCACCAAGGATGGCGCAACAGCCGGAAAGCGGTATTGTGCCCCACAGACTAGCTCTAACAAAATGATATTAAAAATAGTAATGCGATTTACGAATCGATCTACTATTATTATTCTATTCAGTATTATTTCTGCAGATCAGGAATCAATTCCTTTATTCTTTCTTCAAGTGCCTTATTAACGTTAAATACATAGCAGCAACCTAAACAAATACGACCCCCTTACAGAAAGGAGGCCGCAGTCCGCGTCATGGATTTAAATTACATATTTGCAGCAAGCGCATGTAGGGACAAATCATCTGATCTTTCGGCGATATGGTTCAAAACCTTGATAATGGTTGCAGAAGAAGAAGTCTGTTTGACAACTTTATACTCTCTGGAAGTTTCCCCATAGATATTTCTGAGGACGCCAAGAACATCATTTTTAACGGCCGCAAATTGATCCGCTTCAAAAGCATTCGCCAGTTTTTTAAGCTCATTACTAAAACGCATAAAAAAAACACCTCCTTCTCACATGCTCCAATACTTCAGGAAGTGTTACTTCAATATTTCAGAATTCAGTTAAACAATGACATAAATGAAATCTTGATATCCGTAAAAATACTCCAAAAGATATTATATAGAAGGAATAATGATGTGTCAATCTTTTACGGCATCATATGTTACGGCATCATACGCTTGATTAACGCTTGATTAAGACATCTTCTGCCTATATTAAATAATTTACTTATTCAAAAATATAATGCAGAACTGATCAAATTGTCACTTATTCGAGGAAAACTGATGGAACTTTTAGCTTCAGAACTGGGAAATAAAACGAACAGTTCTGACTTCTTTTTTACCGGGATGTTTTCTTTGATTGACGTCCTGCTGAACAAAAGCATGGAGCAGGTGCTCCAGGGCCTTTCCCTGCCGGATCATGTAAAACTGACCTTGCTCGGCCAGGATAATAAACAGCGGCGCCTATTGGATTTCATCATCGACTTTGAAAATGCGCAATGGAGCAAAGTCGAGAATCAGAATCTGATCAGCAAGCTCAGTATTCAGCGCTTTATGCTTTTATACGTTGAAGCTCTTAAATGGACCAGATCCCTGGATTATTAACATGGAAATGTTCATGGAGCGAAGCGTATCATTCGAGCAAAGGCAGGAATGAAAAGTTCAGACAATCGATCAATCCACGGTTCGTCAGGCGCAGTTCCGGGATAACAGGCAGACTTAAGAGCGCCATTGTCATAAACGGCGAGACCAAACTGCATCCTAGCTCTTTCCAGGCTTCATCAAGCTGAGCTACCATTCCGGCCACTTCTTCGACCGGTCTGTCCGACATTAAGCCGGCAATCGGCAGAGGCAGTATGGCCAGCACTTTCCCGTCTCTCACTGCGGCCATCCCGCCGCCAAGGTCAGCCAGTGTGTTGCCTGCAAGCGCCATATCCTCATCATTTACACCGATAATGATCAGATTATGGCTGTCATGAGCCACTGTTGATGCGACTGCCCCGCTCTTCAGCTGAAAACCTTTGACATACCCGAGGCCATAATTTCCCGGGCCGCCGTGCCTTTCCAGGACCATAACCTTGGCAATATCGGCTGTAATGTCAGGATATACCTGCCCTTGCGCTGTTCCCATCTCGATCACGCGATGAAGGGTTCCGGCCTGGGCTTCTTTGATCTCGATGACATGTACCCTGACCGTCGTTCTTCCTTCCGGAGCTTTGATGATGAAGTCTCCGGATTTCAGTTTATTGGACAGATGAACGGAACTGCGGAACTTCTCCGGATAGCTGACGGACGAAATTTCAGCCAGCATCCGTCCTTGTTCTGCTATGATTTCCCCGTCTATCATTACTTTTTCTACGGTGACTTCCGCGAGGTCACGCAGAAAAACAATATCTGCACATCTGCCAGGCGAGATACTCCCGAGATGCCGGTCAAGACCGAAACACTGAGCAGGATTAATGGTTGCCATTTGAATCGCCGTAACCGGATTGACACCCTGACGAATCGCCTGGCGGATCACATGGTTGAGATGTCCTTTGGCCAAAAGGGTATGCGGATGCACATCGTCCGTCACCAGCACGGCATACCGGGAATCTACTTTGTTTTCAGTAATGGCCCGGACGGTTTCCTTAACGTCCTGCCAGGCTGAACCTTCCCGCAGTTTGGCATACATACCGAGACGCATCCGGGCCAGGGCATCCTCCCTGGTCGTACTTTCATGGCAGGACAGGATTCCGGCTGCTGCATAAGCCTGCAATCCTTTTTCGAGATCAGCAGAAGCGTAATGCCCGGTAACTGGCTTGCCGGCGTTCAGCGTTACCTTTAATTCGGCATGAACATGCACATCACCAGAGATGACTCCCGGATAATTCATCATTTCCCCGAGTCCGATGATCCGGCCGTCCTGCAGCGCTTCTTTGATTTCAGCCGGACCAATCACCGCTCCGGCATCTTCAAAACCCGGGGCAGCAGGTACACAGGATGGCATGGTGGCAAATACTTTAAGCGGCATGGCCTGTCCTTCTTCGACCATCATCTTAACGCCTTCCAGGCCGAAGACATTGGCAATTTCATGCGGGTCCATAACAATACACGTCGTTCCCTGCGGCAGAACAGCCCTGGTGAATTCCCTCAGCGTGACCATGCTGCTCTCAACATGCAGATGTCCGTCCAGAAAACCCGGTGCCAGTGTATAGCCTGAGGCATCGATGAATTCCGTCTGTTCCCCGATGGCAGGCGCGGCATTACCGACCAGGACAATCCGGCCGTGTTTGATCGCAATGTCCTTGTTTTCTTCGATTTCACAAGTATTTACATTGATGATCCGGCCGCCCCTGATCACCGTGTCCGCTTTCAGGATACCCATGGCGGTTTGAGCCAGTTCGGCTGTTTTCTCCTGAAAATCTTTCACGAGAAAATTGAGTACACAATCATTCAACACGTTAATCCCCTCGTTTTATTTCATGGATGATTCCTTTTAGCTATGATCTTAGCTATGATCACTTTTATCAATGGATTTTTTCATCTCATTGACTATAGACTGTTTTCTGTCTGGGCGGCAATCAGGGTGGCTGCTCCGTATTTTTCCCTTAAACACGGTTTCTCAATCTTACCGGTTGGATTGCGTGGGACCTTGTCGAAAATAATCCGGCGCGGACGTTTATAGCGGGGCATTGGTGCACAGAAAACGCCGATATCTTCTTCTGTGCAGATACTTCCCGGTTTGAGTTCGATGATTGCTGCGGTAATCTCACCCAGGCGCGGATCAGGCAGACCAATCACTGCGACATCCTTAATCGACGTATGCGCACGCAGGAAGTCTTCGATCTGAACCGGATAAATATTCTCGCCGCCGCTGATGATCACATCTTTTTTTCTATCGACCAAATAAATAAAGCCGTCCTCATCCATCCTGGCCACATCACCGGTCAGCAGCCAGCCGTCTTTCAGGGCTACAGCCGTGGCTTCAGGGTCGTTGTAGTAGCATTTCATGACACCCGGACCTTTGACCCTCAGTTCCCCTACCTGACCCTGTGGAACCGGACAGCCGTTTTCGTCAGTAATTTGAACTTCCCACTGATAGCCGGGTATACCAATCGCGCCCACTTTATGGATGTTCTCTATTCCAAGATGCACACAGCCCGGTCCAATGGACTCACTCAGGCCGTAATTCGTATCGTATAGATGATTTGGAAAATAGTTTTTCCAGCGGCGGATTAGGCTGGGAGGTACCGGCTGGGCTCCTATATGCATCAGGCGCCATTGGGAGAGCTCATAATTCTCCAGCTTGACTTTGCCGCTCTCTATTGCATCCAGAATATCCTGGGCCCACGGAACGAGAAGCCAGGCGATGGTGATTTTTTCCTCGCTGATCGTCTTCAGAATCCACTCCGGTTTGACGCCGCGCAGCAGTACAGCTTTGCTACCCGAGAGCAGGCTGCCGAACCAGTGCATTTTGGCACCGGTATGATACAGGGGCGGTATGCACAGGAAATTGTCGTCACGGGTCTGCCCATGATGGTTTTGTTCCGTATAACAGGCCGACATTAAGCTCCGATGCGTATGCAGGATAGCTTTCGGGAAACCGGTCGTCCCAGAAGAAAAGTAGACGGCCGCATCATCATCGTCAGACAGTACAACTTGCGGCACCTCCGAGGAACTGTTCGCTGCCAGCCGGTCGTAATTCTCTGCGAAGGACGGACGGTTTTCACCCGCAAATAAAAGCGTTTTGACTTTAGGGATCTGATCATAAATCGTTTCCACACGGCCGATAAACTCCGGTCCGAAGATCAAAGTCATTGTATCGGACAATTCAAGGCAGTATTTGATTTCTTCAGCCGTGTAGCGAAAATTTAAAGGGACTGCAACGGCGCCGGATTTTAAGATACCGAAGTAAATCGGCAGCCATTCAAGGCAATTCATTAATAGAATAGCGACTTTATCGCCCTTCTTAATGCCTCTTTTCAGAAGGAAATTAGCCATACGGTTCGCTTTTTCGTCAAAAACCCGCCAGGTCATTTCCAACCGGTATTCCCCTGCCGGATTGTTTTCGATCAGTTCATACTCTCTCCAGGTGACGTTATGGCTTTCTTGAAGATCCAGATTAATCTCGGTCAGACATTTCTCCTGTCCGTACAACGCTGCGTTGCGTACCAATAATTCAGTAATGGGCATTGTTCAATCTCCTCCCGTTCTACCATTACAACATTTGTTTGTGCTGAAACAAATTGATTTATATTAAACTGTAAATTTAAAATGCAAAATCAGTAGCGGTTATCAAAGATACGGGTCGATTTCTTTTCGCTTCGGGGAAGTTCCCCAATCGCTACGGCTTTTGGGACGACGGAGATCCCAATTTTTGCTTTGCAATGCTGTTTAACGTCTTGTTCAAGCTGCTTTTTATCCGCATTGTTCTCGGTCTCAAAGAACAGCGTCATGATATCCTTGCCGCTTAAATGGTCAATCATGACCTGGTATTCACTGCTGGCGCCTTCTACTTCGCGCAGAAGCTCGTCAATCTGACCCGGGAAAATATTCACACCCTTGACTTTGACCATATCATCGGTACGGCCGATAATGGTATCGATTCTGGGGTAAGCCAGACCGCAGGCACATTCTCCTGGCAGGAAACGGGTTAAATCATGGGTGCGGTAGCGAATCAGCGGAGCACCTTCCTTCTTTAAGGTCGTGATCACCAGTTCCCCGATTTCGCCTTCCGGTACCTGCTGGCCGGTATGCGGGTCGATAATCTCAAAGTACAGATAATCATCCCAATAATGCATGCCGCATTCGTAATCGCAGTTCATCGCGATACCCGGTCCGTAAATCTCAGTCAAGCCATAGATATCGTATAATTGAACGCCCAGTTCACCGGCGATGCGCCGACGCATTTTTTCGCCCCAGCGTTCCGAACCGATGACTCCTTTGCGCAGGTGGATTTTGTCCTTGACTCCCCTTTTGGAGATCTCTTCAGCCAGGAGTAAGGCATAGGATGAAGTCGCGCACAAAACGGTACTCTTTAAATCAATCATCATTTGAATTTGTTTATCGGTATTGCCAGGGCCCATCGGAATAACCATGGCCCCTAAAAGCTCAGCTCCGTTCTGAAAGCCGATGCCTGCTG is a window from the Dehalobacter sp. DCA genome containing:
- a CDS encoding GerW family sporulation protein; translation: MSDSFNIGENITNIFEKLESFLKTKTVVGEPMQVGEIILVPFIDFTFGLGTSGGSDIEQKSNQGSGGGACSGGRISPTAVLVIRGDQVELLPIEKSGGLEKLIDMVPEIVNKVKDQKCSEE
- a CDS encoding class I adenylate-forming enzyme family protein, with amino-acid sequence MPITELLVRNAALYGQEKCLTEINLDLQESHNVTWREYELIENNPAGEYRLEMTWRVFDEKANRMANFLLKRGIKKGDKVAILLMNCLEWLPIYFGILKSGAVAVPLNFRYTAEEIKYCLELSDTMTLIFGPEFIGRVETIYDQIPKVKTLLFAGENRPSFAENYDRLAANSSSEVPQVVLSDDDDAAVYFSSGTTGFPKAILHTHRSLMSACYTEQNHHGQTRDDNFLCIPPLYHTGAKMHWFGSLLSGSKAVLLRGVKPEWILKTISEEKITIAWLLVPWAQDILDAIESGKVKLENYELSQWRLMHIGAQPVPPSLIRRWKNYFPNHLYDTNYGLSESIGPGCVHLGIENIHKVGAIGIPGYQWEVQITDENGCPVPQGQVGELRVKGPGVMKCYYNDPEATAVALKDGWLLTGDVARMDEDGFIYLVDRKKDVIISGGENIYPVQIEDFLRAHTSIKDVAVIGLPDPRLGEITAAIIELKPGSICTEEDIGVFCAPMPRYKRPRRIIFDKVPRNPTGKIEKPCLREKYGAATLIAAQTENSL
- the ade gene encoding adenine deaminase, with product MLNDCVLNFLVKDFQEKTAELAQTAMGILKADTVIRGGRIINVNTCEIEENKDIAIKHGRIVLVGNAAPAIGEQTEFIDASGYTLAPGFLDGHLHVESSMVTLREFTRAVLPQGTTCIVMDPHEIANVFGLEGVKMMVEEGQAMPLKVFATMPSCVPAAPGFEDAGAVIGPAEIKEALQDGRIIGLGEMMNYPGVISGDVHVHAELKVTLNAGKPVTGHYASADLEKGLQAYAAAGILSCHESTTREDALARMRLGMYAKLREGSAWQDVKETVRAITENKVDSRYAVLVTDDVHPHTLLAKGHLNHVIRQAIRQGVNPVTAIQMATINPAQCFGLDRHLGSISPGRCADIVFLRDLAEVTVEKVMIDGEIIAEQGRMLAEISSVSYPEKFRSSVHLSNKLKSGDFIIKAPEGRTTVRVHVIEIKEAQAGTLHRVIEMGTAQGQVYPDITADIAKVMVLERHGGPGNYGLGYVKGFQLKSGAVASTVAHDSHNLIIIGVNDEDMALAGNTLADLGGGMAAVRDGKVLAILPLPIAGLMSDRPVEEVAGMVAQLDEAWKELGCSLVSPFMTMALLSLPVIPELRLTNRGLIDCLNFSFLPLLE
- a CDS encoding chemotaxis protein, translating into MQDDKGILLESGTNEFEIIEFTVDGKFYGINVAKVREIINSVKVTHLVGSHPYIEGLFTLRNKIIPLVDLTRCLTGVKQVTDNQQIIVCEINGEMISFRVDEVTRIYRVSWTQMEPLSDIAGSDFAVGVVKLEEKIIVLIDFEKIISEIDPTMNKRLSTIPAVAEEMDDLRKTKTILIAEDSRVLRELLIRTLSAAGYHMVPNDNGLEAWDSLNKMIADGSSIEDKVQLVITDIEMPQMDGHHLTKKIKEDDKLKELPVIIFSSMISEELRRKGQSLGAYAQITKPEIEKLIVLVDKILLS
- a CDS encoding DEAD/DEAH box helicase, producing MNQATFQHYPLSPEILKALQLLNYDKPTNVQQQVIPLILAQKDVIVKSQTGSGKTAAFAIPLCQMVDWEENKPQALIITPTRELAIQVKEDLFHIGRFKRLKIAAVYGKSPFYYQEKELKQKTHIVVGTPGRLIDHLQKGTLDTSYIKYLVIDEADELMNMGFLEQTETILGSLSADRVTALLSATMPSDVRTLCDHYLREPVYVETQEETSAAERISQERYLIARQDKDKIKLLKDLSVTENPDSCLIFCNTKHQVDEVYAELKLLDYPCAKIHGGMEQGHRLSVMDDFKRGYFRYLIATDVAARGIDIEDISLVINFDLPQEKESYVHRIGRTGRLNKNGKAISFVTEEDDSYLQDIQKYIGQEIPLKQRPSQDTVRNAEVDFQEKITVLPDNKAMKGTRINLEIMKLQINAGKKSKIRPADIVGTLTNIAGMTAADIGIINILDELSYVEILNFKGPLVLEALQTTSLKGKLRKVRKVNR
- a CDS encoding phenylacetate--CoA ligase family protein — translated: MRRMNETQFAAIKKNLTKLCSLDGFYSKKFAGYELQSMQSQEDFEKLPFTNKDDLREAYPLGLQAVPDSEIVRIHSSSGTTGTPVIIPYTRQDVEDWAIMFKRCYETAGLTSLDRVHITPGYGLWTAGIGFQNGAELLGAMVIPMGPGNTDKQIQMMIDLKSTVLCATSSYALLLAEEISKRGVKDKIHLRKGVIGSERWGEKMRRRIAGELGVQLYDIYGLTEIYGPGIAMNCDYECGMHYWDDYLYFEIIDPHTGQQVPEGEIGELVITTLKKEGAPLIRYRTHDLTRFLPGECACGLAYPRIDTIIGRTDDMVKVKGVNIFPGQIDELLREVEGASSEYQVMIDHLSGKDIMTLFFETENNADKKQLEQDVKQHCKAKIGISVVPKAVAIGELPRSEKKSTRIFDNRY